A region of Zootoca vivipara chromosome 15, rZooViv1.1, whole genome shotgun sequence DNA encodes the following proteins:
- the LOC118097221 gene encoding adenine phosphoribosyltransferase-like isoform X2 — protein MDLKHVPDPREQAWYLGLMAPNIKGPSFAWLDPSRLYCHPQALQDCVEDLLKTFRGDPIDLVAGIDAMGFILGAAIAHTLQKGFLAIRKAGHLCVKTLSKHYKDYQGREKVMEMRADAISPGLRVLLVDQWVETGGTMRGAIHLVEEQGGLVAGIAAICVEDSEGGLWLKDRYKWAHCVPPQLMPQFNAHRLDSFHAFNSNQGPQ, from the exons ATGGATCTGAAACACGTCCCCGACCCACGAGAGCAGGCCTGGTATTTGGGGCTAATGGCCCCCAACATCAAAGGCCCCAGCTTCGCCTGGCTGGACCCCTCCCGCCTCTACTGCCACCCACAG GCCTTGCAGGACTGCGTGGAAGATCTCCTGAAAACCTTTCGGGGCGACCCCATCGACCTGGTTGCTGGCATTGACGCAATGGGCTTCATCCTAG GCGCTGCCATCGCCCACACCCTCCAGAAGGGCTTTTTGGCCATACGGAAAGCTGGGCACCTGTGCGTGAAAACCCTCTCGAAGCATTACAAGGACTACCAGGGTCGCGAGAAGGTGATGGAGATGCGGGCTGATGCCATCTCGCCAG GCCTTCGCGTCTTGCTGGTGGACCAGTGGGTCGAGACCGGGGGCACCATGCGGGGCGCCATCCACCTGGTGGAGGAACAAGGCGGCCTAGTGGCAG GCATCGCTGCCATCTGCGTGGAGGACAGCGAGGGTGGGCTCTGGCTGAAAGACCGCTACAAGTGGGCACACTGCGTGCCCCCCCAACTGATGCCCCAGTTCAACGCTCACCGGCTGGACTCCTTCCACGCCTTCAACTCCAACCAAGGACCGCAGTAG
- the PROCA1 gene encoding protein PROCA1, with product MEEAKAACLDGADDGEASSRRRTKRGFTYPGTLWCGAGNIAESYEELGTHRETDRCCREHDHCQHVIHPFTYKYGYRNFRWHTISHCDCDNRLKACLRAVNDTTSRVVGQAFFNVIQVPCFEFTYKEQCVEPYLYVWCKNYTTVAVAVAQDPVLYEYGGRLIDRLATHQPPLAKSSTAATTSFHLSAGSSPLPRKPDQAVVAAAGTTPAPQARPSDIPRKQRKGKGKGRKGRRGKGLKKKKAAAAKAATVPHPAREDPAAFPKQLVEQEPAKVDFQDPVRLPDLREEDPFNAILGDDPAGGAEPAGGREPTAPPKAAPRPPTAQPPPRKRKGRRRRLRERDGRSQYLTHPDSGGKVSAVQAA from the exons ATGGAAGAAGCCAAGGCGGCCTGTCTCGACGGAGCGGACGACGGAGAGGCTTCCTCTCGGCGCCGGACCAAGCGCGGCTTCACCTACCCGGGCACACTCTGGTGCGGAGCCGGCAACATCGCGGAGAGCTACGAGGAACTGG GAACTCACCGGGAGACGGACAGGTGCTGCCGGGAACACGACCACTGCCAGCACGTCATCCACCCTTTCACCTACAAGTACGGGTACCGGAATTTCCGATGGCACACCATCAGCCACTGCGACTGCGATAACAG GTTAAAGGCATGCCTGCGGGCCGTGAACGACACAACCTCCCGGGTGGTGGGCCAGGCCTTCTTCAACGTCATCCAGGTGCCTTGCTTTGAGTTTACCTACAAAGAGCAATGTGTGGAGCCTTATCTCTACGTCTG GTGCAAGAACTACACGACCGTGGCGGTTGCCGTGGCGCAAGATCCAGTGCTGTACGAATATGGCGGGCGGCTCATAGACCGGCTGGCAACCCACCAGCCGCCCCTGGCAAAGTCTtccaccgccgccaccacctcctTCCATCTGTCGGCGGGCTCATCTCCTCTTCCCCGCAAGCCGGACCAGGCTGTTGTGGCAGCGGCTGGGACCACTCCTGCCCCCCAGGCGAGGCCCAGCGACATCCCCAGGAAGCAGCGGAAGGGCAAGGgcaaaggaagaaaaggcagaaggggaaaaggcttgaagaagaagaaggcggcaGCAGCAAAGGCTGCGACCGTTCCTCATCCGGCTAGAGAGGACCCCGCCGCCTTCCCAAAGCAGCTGGTAGAGCAGGAGCCAGCCAAGGTGGACTTCCAAGACCCTGTGAGGCTCCCAGACTTAAGGGAGGAAGATCCGTTCAACGCCATCCTTGGCGACGACCCTGCGGGAGGGGCTGAACCAGCAGGGGGCAGAGAGCCAACCGCCCCGCCCAAGGCCGCCCCCAGGCCCCCCACTGCCCAGCCTCCTccgaggaagaggaaagggaggaggaggcgtcTTAGGGAGAGAGATGGACGGTCCCAATATTTAACCCACCCAGACTCGGGGGGCAAGGTATCCGCAGTCCAGGCTGCGTAA
- the LOC118097221 gene encoding adenine phosphoribosyltransferase-like isoform X1: MSSKSLVIVFLFDICWEGVPQGGRHHREGPLPSSLQLGFSQRGNRQKALGAGPQCPGRMMEVETLLQALQDCVEDLLKTFRGDPIDLVAGIDAMGFILGAAIAHTLQKGFLAIRKAGHLCVKTLSKHYKDYQGREKVMEMRADAISPGLRVLLVDQWVETGGTMRGAIHLVEEQGGLVAGIAAICVEDSEGGLWLKDRYKWAHCVPPQLMPQFNAHRLDSFHAFNSNQGPQ; the protein is encoded by the exons atgtcttctaaaagtctggtaattgtttttctctttgacatctgttgggagggcgttccacagggcgggcgccaccaccgagaaggccctctgcctagttccctgcaacttggcttctcgcaacgagggaaccgccagaaggccctcggtgctggacctcagtgtccgggcagaatgatggaggtggagacgctccttcag GCCTTGCAGGACTGCGTGGAAGATCTCCTGAAAACCTTTCGGGGCGACCCCATCGACCTGGTTGCTGGCATTGACGCAATGGGCTTCATCCTAG GCGCTGCCATCGCCCACACCCTCCAGAAGGGCTTTTTGGCCATACGGAAAGCTGGGCACCTGTGCGTGAAAACCCTCTCGAAGCATTACAAGGACTACCAGGGTCGCGAGAAGGTGATGGAGATGCGGGCTGATGCCATCTCGCCAG GCCTTCGCGTCTTGCTGGTGGACCAGTGGGTCGAGACCGGGGGCACCATGCGGGGCGCCATCCACCTGGTGGAGGAACAAGGCGGCCTAGTGGCAG GCATCGCTGCCATCTGCGTGGAGGACAGCGAGGGTGGGCTCTGGCTGAAAGACCGCTACAAGTGGGCACACTGCGTGCCCCCCCAACTGATGCCCCAGTTCAACGCTCACCGGCTGGACTCCTTCCACGCCTTCAACTCCAACCAAGGACCGCAGTAG